The Vicia villosa cultivar HV-30 ecotype Madison, WI unplaced genomic scaffold, Vvil1.0 ctg.000316F_1_1_1, whole genome shotgun sequence genome contains a region encoding:
- the LOC131626655 gene encoding COP1-interacting protein 7-like, with the protein MESLARLDSAVFQLTPTRTRFDLVITVNGKKEKIASGLFNPFHCHLKVARDQMAKGGYSIVLVPEHGSDATWFTRGTIERFVRFVSTPEILERVYTIESEILQIEEAIAIQGNNSIGISIVEENHIKQESTEGTFERTRRKIKQNGNAVKAVVPYKSVVQPPKANGSTPSQGKSKVQILRVLETRNSLLHKEQGMAFARAVAAGFDIVYIPDLMSFAERFEASRLMDACRKFTSLWRRKHENGLLLEIEVSEVTPNGADFSAINTSGIVLSDNTVNAVPTDIGSESNGGKTNSGTDNIQSQFTHHGFSPWPVHPPSDALPVFHPYPIKGVSYYPTYPGNRPFMQTGCPPTEDHRLHADQSMQHRRHSMDNRHNNTESENWKIETLKTRFQDEVDTEREGLHTGDRTRKASRSDRRKSGTVIIRNINYITKTERSSGSGSYSDSATETDEDIKESGKTSKRRGSGKASLKRLNSSNKEETDYGKGADGGHWNVFQNYLLEGVEEGRHALNRDQFDVEKVDHMSSRKHVATNDPLEFTGNSHPSSDVAAVNEQDSSNTNLERKLFCNANDDSFMVDHRVNDQNIEGNAIDMDTEFPKVHTKDGKQNISNYQPDELSLMPERGADKGSVRYDCALDYEMQAKAVSGSSHEKKNKGDLAHNTKPGSKMLDKEQKSKPIPSSSDRKKTVGPIRRGKTNKPSPLDEARARAERLRNYKADLQKMKKEKEEEDIKRIEALKTERQKRIAARSSSVTRPITKSPMPPQQTKKQFSTKFLPSVHKGSKFSDSEPRTSLPFQRFPIRAVSSGSNDSSKTSKISGLNTGSHSVTSKLRRSVPPLPEPKQEKGDCATDTKASITRIRRLSEPKMSTVRPTSVFKSRSSRTISRTRGTDETERRKISAIVNYDKGKIATLPELKIRISKASDAVQDRSPIKEKTQQLNADKPSINSEDALLKKSGFGVSFIDDGDDNPIIDKNVVMLECEKRCAPEINDAKSREKIVIAKRQFDNNKVMEKTETVSSYVAVSAPNSSLRANVVDIEALENQSQVKPVSLKVKMNNTEKESSRSSSTSTRVAEETYRAPYSRGSLLESRTRNSEHGKAAPASLETASIGMETFRAHMSETRNSTLAKIPEVNENPQVKESPKGLRRLLKFGRKNHNTANGRNMESNHANIDGSEANEIGANGSSSEVFTLKNLLSRDETHSTTAAPQKSTRSFSLLSSFRSNIREKKTMMA; encoded by the exons ATGGAGTCTTTAGCAAGGTTGGATTCAGCTGTGTTTCAGCTCACACCAACTAGAACAAG GTTTGATTTGGTAATAACTGTGAATGGAAAGAAGGAGAAAATAGCCTCAGGTTTGTTCAACCCCTTTCATTGCCACTTGAAGGTTGCTCGAGATCAAATGGCGAAGGGTGGTTATTCAATTGTTCTTGTGCCGGAGCATGGAAGCGATGCCACATGGTTTACCAGAGGAACTATTGAAAG GTTTGTTCGTTTTGTGAGCACACCTGAGATACTGGAACGTGTATATACTATAGAATCCGAAATCTTACAAATTGAAGAGGCCATCGCAATTCAAGGAAATAATTCCATTGGGATTAGCATT GTGGAAGAAAACCATATAAAACAAGAAAGTACTGAAGGGACTTTTGAAAGGACAA GAAGGAAGATTAAGCAGAATGGTAATGCGGTGAAAGCAGTTGTTCCTTATAAG TCTGTTGTACAACCACCTAAAGCAAACGGAAGCACCCCGTCTCAAGGAAAATCAAA AGTTCAGATTTTGAGAGTCCTGGAGACACGCAACTCGTTGCTACATAAAGAGCAAGGAATGGCATTTGCACGTGCTGTTGCTGCTGGTTTTGACATTGTCTACATACCAGATTTGATGTCATTTGCTGAACGTTTTGAAGCGTCACGATTGAT GGATGCATGTAGAAAATTCACATCTCTATGGAGAAGAAAGCATGAAAATGGGCTATTGCTTGAAATTGAAGTTTCTGAAGTGACTCCTAATGGCGCAGACTTCTCTGCAATAAATACATCTGGCATTGTACTTTCTGACAATACGGTCAATGCAGTGCCCACTGATATAGGCTCAGAAAGTAATGGCGGAAAAACAAATTCAGGTACCGATAATATTCAAAGTCAATTCACTCATCATGGATTCTCCCCTTGGCCTGTTCATCCTCCCTCGGATGCTTTGCCAGTGTTTCATCCATATCCGATCAAAGGCGTATCCTACTATCCGACTTATCCTGGAAACAGACCATTCATGCAGACAGGTTGTCCGCCTACAGAGGATCACAGACTACATGCTGATCAAAGTATGCAACATAGAAGACATTCCATGGATAATAGACACAACAATACTGAATCTGAAAATTGGAAGATAGAAACTTTGAAAACAAGGTTTCAGGATGAAGTGGATACGGAGAGAGAAGGTTTACATACTGGAGACCGAACAAGAAAGGCTAGTCGATCAGACAGGCGTAAATCTGGCACGGTGATCATCCGCAATATCAATTACATAACAAAGACAGAACGTTCTTCTGGCAGTGGATCATATTCTGATTCTGCAACCGAAACTGATGAAGATATTAAAGAATCTGGGAAGACCTCAAAAAGAAGAGGATCCGGTAAGGCATCTTTGAAGAGGTTGAATTCAAGTAATAAAGAAGAAACAGACTATGGAAAGGGAGCAGATGGAGGACATTGGAAcgtatttcaaaattatttattggaaGGTGTAGAGGAAGGTAGACATGCCCTTAACCGGGACCAGTTTGATGTGGAAAAAGTTGATCATATGAGTAGTAGAAAACATGTTGCAACCAATGATCCTTTAGAATTTACTGGTAATTCACATCCTTCATCAGACGTGGCTGCTGTCAACgaacaagattcttcaaatactaATTTGGAAAGAAAGTTGTTTTGTAATGCGAATGATGACTCCTTCATGGTTGATCATAGGGTCAATGATCAAAATATTGAGGGAAATGCTATTGACATGGACACCGAGTTCCCGAAGGTGCATACAAAGGACGGAAAACAAAATATTTCCAATTATCAACCAGACGAATTGAGCTTAATGCCTGAACGAGGAGCTGATAAAGGGTCAGTACGTTATGACTGTGCACTAGACTATGAAATGCAGGCCAAAGCTGTAAGTGGTTCTTCACACGAAAAGAAGAACAAGGGGGATTTGGCTCATAACACCAAACCAGGATCTAAGATGTTGGATAAGGAGCAGAAATCAAAACCTATTCCAAGTAGTTCTGATAGAAAAAAGACGGTTGGACCCATAAGAAGAGGAAAAACTAATAAACCAAGTCCTTTGGATGAAGCACGAGCACGTGCTGAAAGGCTACGAAACTACAAAGCCGATCTCCAGAAAATGAAGAAAGAGAAG GAAGAGGAAGATATAAAACGTATAGAGGCTTTAAAGACGGAGAGGCAAAAGAGAATTGCTGCTAGGAGTAGCTCAGTTACCAGACCGATCACCAAGTCACCGATGCCACcacaacaaacaaagaaacagtTTTCGACGAAATTTTTGCCAAGTGTGCATAAAGGATCAAAATTTAGTGATTCAGAGCCACGGACATCCTTACCCTTCCAAAGATTCCCTATCAGAGCTGTTTCTAGTGGATCCAATGATTCTTCAAAAACCTCGAAAATCAGCGGCCTGAATACTGGTAGCCACTCAGTTACAAGCAAATTAAGGCGGTCAGTGCCTCCTCTACCTGAACCTAAGCAAGAGAAGGGTGATTGTGCAACCGATACTAAGGCATCAATAACACGCATTAGAAGACTCTCAGAACCTAAAATGAGTACTGTTCGTCCGACTTCCGTATTCAAATCACGGAGCTCCCGGACAATTTCAAGGACTAGAGGAACTGATGAGACCGAGAGAAGAAAAATTTCTGCTATTGTGAATTATGATAAAGGAAAGATCGCAACCCTTCCAGAACTGAAAATCAGAATATCCAAAGCAAGTGATGCCGTCCAAGACAGATCACCAATTAAAGAGAAAACACAACAGCTTAACGCTGACAAGCCTTCTATAAATTCAGAAGATGCCTTGCTGAAGAAAAGTGGTTTTGGAGTTTCATTCATTGATGATGGAGATGACAATCCTATAATTGATAAAAATGTTGTGATGCTTGAGTGTGAAAAACGTTGTGCCCCTGAAATTAACGATGCAAaatcaagagaaaaaatagtgataGCGAAGAGACAGTTTGACAATAATAAAGTAATGGAGAAAACTGAGACTGTATCAAGTTATGTTGCTGTTAGTGCGCCGAATTCATCCTTAAGAGCAAATGTGGTAGACATAGAAGCTTTGGAGAACCAATCACAAGTAAAACCTGTATCCTTGAAG GTAAAAATGAATAATACAGAGAAAGAATCTTCAAGATCATCTAGTACAAGCACTCGTGTTGCTGAGGAAACATATCGTGCCCCATACTCTCGAGGTTCTTTGTTGGAAAGTCGTACACGAAATTCTGAGCATGGTAAAGCAGCTCCCGCAAGCTTGGAGACTGCATCGATTGGCATGGAGACTTTTAGAGCACACATGTCTGAGACCAGAAACTCTACACTTGCGAAGATTCCTGAGGTAAATGAGAATCCTCAGGTGAAGGAGTCGCCAAAAGGGTTAAGACGGCTGTTGAAGTTTGGAAGAAAGAATCACAACACAGCTAATGGGCGCAACATGGAATCAAATCATGCCAATATTGATGGTTCTGAAGCAAATGAAATTGGAGCAAACGGTTCCTCGAGTGAAG TTTTCACTTTGAAGAATTTGCTCTCTCGAGATGAAACTCATTCGACCACCGCAGCTCCTCAAAAGT CTACTCGCTCTTTCTCCTTGTTATCGTCGTTTCGAAGCAACATCAGAGAGAAAAAGACAATGATGGCTTGA
- the LOC131626656 gene encoding putative protein phosphatase 2C-like protein 44 yields the protein MGIRDFRIKIKALRVKLSCLGKRRTRRNHEASSKPSWMTPISHGHHVVEHDLFEGDDYEFDSVVIQREQIGEAEVWYFGIFDPLIGDCVTKYLQSNYFDKKLNETHLARKAKETLKKAYLGAKTKIRETHKSEETCLIGSTSVIIINGEKLVLANIGDYRTVLCKDGVAYQTHGRYNQSGKKHWYHRLFSGGNATATKYSKASELVVGGYYRIDSYIEFVILASNGIWEVMKNQEAVNLIRHIEDPQEAAECLAKEALVRRSKGNISCLIIRFD from the exons ATGGGAATAAGAGATTTTCgtatcaaaatcaag GCTTTGAGAGTGAAACTATCATGCTTAggaaaaagaagaacaagaagaaacCATGAAGCTTCAAGCAAACCTTCATGGATGACGCCGATATCGCACGGTCATCATGTGGTGGAGCATGATTTATTTGAAGGTGATGATTATGAATTTGATTCAGTTGTGATACAGAGAGAGCAAATTGGAGAGGCTGAAGTctggtattttggaatttttgatCCTTTGATTGGAGATTGTGTTACCAAGTATTTGCAATCTAATTATTTTGACAAGAAGCTCAATGAG ACTCATTTGGCAAGAAAAGCCAAAGAAACACTCAAGAAAGCATACCTAGGTGCAAAAACAAAGATAAGAGAAACACACAAATCAGAGGAAACTTGCTTAATAGGTTCAACATCAGTGATAATAATAAATGGAGAAAAACTTGTACTAGCCAACATAGGAGATTACAGAACTGTTTTGTGCAAAGATGGTGTAGCTTATCAGACACATGGAAGATACAATCAATCCGGCAAGAAACATTGGTATCACAGGCTCTTTTCAG GTGGTAATGCAACTGCTACAAAGTATTCTAAAGCTTCAGAACTAGTGGTTGGAGGTTACTACCGGATCGACTCGTACATTGAGTTTGTTATTTTAGCAAGCAATGGAATATGGGAG GTGATGAAGAACCAAGAGGCGGTGAATCTTATCAGGCACATAGAGGATCCACAGGAAGCAGCTGAGTGTCTGGCTAAGGAAGCATTGGTTAGGAGGAGCAAGGGCAACATTTCATGTTTAATCATTCGATTTGATTGA